One Rhizoctonia solani chromosome 1, complete sequence DNA window includes the following coding sequences:
- a CDS encoding 2OG-Fe(II) oxygenase family protein, with translation MSDESYDSLFDEPYPSDDESMSRPTTDSCEASSAIHGHPHGGSIAMSHAAGIRIPGLHFHSQLKITEEIESYLLASLEQHGYFARPGANQIMLFGRPRASYTKQSLAPQQEHSENQSSGLPDFLERLVEELEQTLSGPEIPSDVQRKLFSPVPGQARQAILNRYNPGEGIKPHIDLPNRFADGIIIVSLASGIVMDFAHEVKKQAISVWLPPRSIVIMEGEARWEWTHGIAYRGSDMVDITGVEIESMLGAGQYKKEVADRENVIEIPRCLRTSITLRWMLPGANVVGA, from the coding sequence ATGTCAGATGAAAGCTATGACTCCCTATTCGACGAACCTTATCCATCGGATGACGAGTCTATGTCACGACCCACCACTGATAGCTGTGAAGCCTCGTCCGCGATCCATGGCCATCCTCATGGAGGTTCGATCGCGATGTCCCACGCGGCTGGCATACGTATTCCTGGTCTGCATTTTCATTCTCAGCTAAAGATAACGGAGGAAATAGAATCTTATCTTTTGGCGAGTCTCGAACAGCATGGCTATTTTGCACGACCAGGTGCCAATCAAATCATGCTCTTTGGCAGGCCTCGCGCCTCGTATACTAAGCAATCTCTGGCTCCACAACAGGAGCATTCCGAAAACCAGTCATCAGGGCTTCCTGACTTCCTTGAGAGGCTGGTCGAGGAGCTGGAACAAACACTTTCTGGCCCAGAAATTCCATCGGATGTACAACGCAAGCTATTCTCCCCCGTGCCTGGCCAAGCGAGGCAAGCTATTTTGAACCGATACAATCCCGGAGAAGGCATCAAACCTCATATTGACCTGCCAAATCGTTTTGCGGATGGCATAATCATCGTTTCACTCGCGAGCGGAATAGTGATGGACTTTGCACATGAAGTCAAGAAGCAGGCGATATCAGTATGGCTTCCTCCTCGATCGATTGTTATTATGGAAGGAGAAGCTCGGTGGGAATGGACCCATGGAATCGCATACCGCGGGTCGGACATGGTTGATATTACGGGGGTCGAAATAGAAAGTATGTTGGGTGCTGGTCAGTATAAAAAAGAGGTGGCTGATAGAGAGAACGTTATCGAGATACCTCGATGCTTGAGAACTAGCATCACTTTGAGATGGATGCTTCCTGGCGCGAACGTCGTGGGGGCATGA
- a CDS encoding histone deacetylase family protein, with amino-acid sequence MSPPELPRELVYEIARHLISPPAHVKYDLKKLEWPCIQSMSISSRLFRRAALDCWFASIFIRERSDWKDIERFAPINLLQTVSRIHIFPAALDPQAVTRLKRYENLKILSVNMHVAWQESPENFHLVRLLVPCIPRSIIALEISCVSVEQFQDLEPLLANIAGNCPSLRRLGLYSAASDCKECIDETRLPFPIPTRSAGQLADALAQALSNLKYIRSLSLPIHLSQEEICIAHLTGHPIMPVNERTPESNCDKCVKEFGTSTHNNEKVVAETLAQRLRSLDSIHFGSWVYGRGRGGVHFVRPPIGSELKYQLVPSYIGTQQWDSGRVWIKTEKKNRA; translated from the exons ATGTCACCACCAGAGTTACCTCGCGAGCTGGTGTACGAAATAGCTCGTCATCTCATTTCTCCTCCGGCCCACGTCAAGTACGACCTCAAAAAACTCGAATGGCCTTGTATTCAAAGCATGTCTATCTCGTCTCGTTTGTTCAGGAGAGCTGCGCTCGACTGCTGGTTCGCATCTATATTTATTAGAGAGAGGTCTGACTGGAAGGACATTGAAAGGTTCGCCCCCATTAACCTACTTCAGACTGTATC ACGTATCCATATCTTCCCTGCCGCACTCGACCCACAAGCTGTAACACGGTTAAAGCGATATGAGAATCTTAAAATACTCTCTGTCAACATGCACGTCGCCTGGCAGGAGTCTCCAGAGAACTTTCACTTGGTCAGACTGCTCGTACCATGCATACCTCGATCGATTATTGCTCTTGAGATCTCGTGCGTGTCTGTGGAACAGTTTCAAGATTTAGAACCGCTCTTGGCCAATATAGCGGGGAATTGTCCTTCTTTAAGACGACTTGGCCTTTACAGTGCTGCATCCGATTGCAAAGAGTGCATCGACGAGACCAGACTCCCTTTTCCAATACCAACGCGGTCTGCCGGTCAACTAGCG GATGCGTTAGCGCAGGCTCTTTCAAACCTAAAGTACATCCGATCTCTATCACTTCCCATTCATCTTTCCCAGGAAGAGATTTGTATCGCACATCTCACCGGGCATCCAATCATGCCTGTGAACGAGCGGACGCCTGAGTCTAACTGCGACAAATGCGTCAAGGAATTCGGGACTAGCACACACAACAATGAGAAGGTTGTGGCTGAAACTCTTGCTCAAAGACTAAGATCACTCGATAGTATTCATTTTGGGAGCTGGGTGTacggaagaggaagaggcggGGTGCATTTTGTGCGTCCTCCCATTGGTTCGGAGCTGAAATACCAGCTAGTGCCATCGTACATCGGCACGCAACAGTGGGATAGTGGACGAGTTTGGATAAAAACCGAGAAAAAGAATCGGGCTTAA